The following proteins are encoded in a genomic region of Desulfosporosinus youngiae DSM 17734:
- a CDS encoding S1C family serine protease — protein sequence MEEEIRSELNNNNLTDINIDDNKDIESDSSKQPHIPYHKPKRNVAALASLCLISAVIGGLTTVAAVPYIYPTNITSPTQTTNSPFTQVSSVTAPETNFPVAQIAKNAGPAVVGVSNFQTGRGFSGNSSLQQAGSGSGFIINAEKGYIVTNNHVIEGAQKISVSLSDGRTLDAKLVGADPRTDLAVLQISDTTNLTAVTLGDSSKVEVGESVVAIGNPGGDEFARSVTTGVISATNRSINLQGVASYNLIQTDAAINPGNSGGPLVNYQGQVIGINSVKYAVTGFEGMGFAIPISDALPTINQLIDSGVAKHPALLVSTDDQYNSYAKINNKPQGAYIASVSPNGPASKAGIAKGDIITKVNDVQIENSSDLIRELYKKNVGDKVTITYIRDEQTKQVEVTLGELAST from the coding sequence ATGGAAGAAGAAATTCGTTCAGAACTCAATAACAATAACCTTACAGATATCAATATTGACGACAACAAGGACATTGAATCAGACTCCTCTAAGCAACCACACATACCCTATCATAAACCAAAGAGGAATGTCGCTGCCCTGGCCAGCCTTTGTCTGATTAGCGCCGTCATCGGTGGTCTTACTACAGTTGCTGCTGTCCCCTATATATATCCTACTAATATAACCTCTCCAACGCAAACAACAAATTCACCGTTTACACAAGTTTCGAGTGTTACTGCCCCTGAAACCAATTTCCCGGTAGCACAAATTGCCAAGAATGCCGGTCCCGCTGTTGTGGGGGTTTCTAATTTCCAAACCGGTCGGGGCTTTTCAGGAAACTCAAGTCTTCAACAAGCCGGCAGTGGTTCCGGTTTTATTATTAATGCTGAAAAAGGATATATCGTAACGAATAATCATGTGATTGAGGGCGCACAAAAAATCAGCGTTAGTTTGAGCGACGGACGTACTCTTGATGCAAAACTCGTTGGTGCCGACCCACGCACAGATCTTGCCGTATTACAAATTTCGGATACAACTAATCTTACGGCGGTTACTCTTGGGGATTCTTCAAAAGTCGAAGTTGGAGAATCTGTCGTTGCCATTGGAAATCCCGGCGGAGACGAATTTGCACGTTCTGTGACCACAGGAGTCATCTCTGCAACCAACCGTTCCATAAACCTCCAAGGGGTAGCAAGTTATAATCTGATTCAAACCGACGCCGCCATCAACCCCGGAAATAGCGGCGGACCCCTTGTGAATTATCAAGGTCAGGTTATAGGCATCAACTCGGTTAAATACGCGGTAACCGGTTTCGAAGGAATGGGCTTCGCTATTCCAATTTCCGACGCTCTGCCAACCATCAATCAATTAATTGATTCGGGTGTGGCTAAACATCCAGCCCTTTTAGTAAGTACAGACGATCAATATAACTCCTACGCTAAAATTAATAACAAGCCCCAAGGAGCTTACATTGCAAGCGTATCACCGAATGGACCAGCCTCGAAGGCTGGAATTGCGAAAGGGGATATCATCACCAAGGTTAACGATGTTCAAATAGAAAATTCTTCGGACCTTATTCGCGAACTCTATAAAAAGAATGTCGGCGATAAAGTTACAATAACCTATATTCGCGATGAACAGACAAAGCAGGTTGAGGTAACTTTAGGAGAGCTGGCTTCAACTTAA
- a CDS encoding 2-hydroxyacid dehydrogenase translates to MTRWNVYVTNEIPKPALDKLEEYCDIEVNRTGLVLERSVLLEKVKGRDAVLSLLTDPIDAEVMDAAKGVKIFANYAVGYNNIDIPSATERGIMVSNTPGVLTDTTAEMAWALLFSVARRVVESDKYSRMGKYTGWGPMLFLGQDVMNKTVGVIGAGRIGLSFAKRAKAFDMKVLYTDVAANPQFEQETGGQFVSLDTLLKESDFVSIHTPLLPETHHLLGEKEFKLMKNTAILINTSRGPVVDESALVKALQSGEIWGAGLDVYEFEPEFTEGLLELDNAIVCPHIASATIDTRTKMGMIAVSNIIAAMKGELPPTCLNPEVFQK, encoded by the coding sequence ATGACTAGATGGAATGTTTATGTTACTAATGAAATTCCTAAACCAGCTCTTGACAAACTAGAAGAATATTGTGACATTGAAGTCAATCGTACGGGACTTGTCCTTGAAAGATCCGTGTTATTAGAAAAGGTTAAAGGCAGAGATGCCGTTTTAAGCTTACTGACTGATCCAATAGATGCTGAGGTAATGGATGCAGCTAAAGGGGTTAAAATTTTTGCTAACTATGCTGTCGGCTACAATAACATAGATATCCCCTCTGCAACGGAACGGGGAATTATGGTTTCTAATACTCCCGGTGTACTTACGGACACAACCGCTGAAATGGCTTGGGCATTGTTGTTTTCTGTAGCTCGAAGAGTCGTTGAATCAGATAAGTACTCAAGAATGGGAAAGTATACAGGTTGGGGTCCGATGCTCTTCCTGGGACAGGACGTAATGAATAAAACCGTTGGCGTAATAGGCGCTGGAAGGATAGGTTTATCCTTTGCTAAAAGGGCAAAAGCCTTTGATATGAAAGTACTCTACACCGATGTAGCGGCTAACCCTCAATTCGAACAAGAAACCGGCGGTCAATTTGTCAGTCTAGATACTCTTCTCAAAGAATCAGATTTTGTTTCTATCCATACTCCTCTTCTCCCTGAAACCCATCACTTACTGGGCGAGAAAGAGTTCAAACTCATGAAGAATACTGCAATTCTGATTAACACCTCCCGCGGTCCGGTCGTTGATGAATCCGCCCTGGTAAAGGCCTTACAATCCGGAGAAATATGGGGTGCAGGCCTGGATGTCTATGAATTCGAACCTGAGTTTACTGAAGGCCTATTGGAATTAGACAATGCTATAGTTTGTCCTCACATAGCCAGTGCCACAATCGACACTCGCACAAAAATGGGTATGATCGCTGTCTCCAACATCATAGCTGCCATGAAGGGGGAACTTCCCCCCACTTGTCTGAATCCCGAGGTTTTTCAAAAGTAA
- a CDS encoding uracil-xanthine permease family protein, producing the protein MKFKYALNEIPPLGHLLLFGVQWLAILAPIILIMGTAVTSLHPNGLGQQVVYIQRLFFVVAVALFSQVIWGHRLPIIIGPATVFLVGMAAGGKSNLEAVYTSIFLGGLLLTAISITGLFAHLKKLFTSTVVAVILILVALTLTPMILNLITTPTPQADSFANLCFSLVMVLSMFIAANNIRGLWKSTLIFWAILGGSLAYYLIFPQSSLPTYDLPTVAAFWQGLHPSFVFDSGVFLSFLICFLALSVNDLGSIQSVDELIKPDNMERRITRGVTVTGLINVLSGFLGVIGSVNFSFSSGVIIASGAASRYTLIPTSIGLLALSFLPKTIAVLGSIPSVVIGSSMVYLMCSQIAGGLQVALSQNYRFEKGLTIGLPMILGVLISYLPPAVLNTFPSILKPVLGNGFVVGVIVVLIMEHIVFRKHSS; encoded by the coding sequence ATGAAATTTAAATACGCTCTAAATGAAATCCCCCCTTTGGGGCATCTCTTGTTGTTTGGTGTACAGTGGCTTGCAATATTAGCCCCCATTATACTTATTATGGGGACTGCTGTAACGAGCCTTCATCCCAACGGGCTAGGCCAACAAGTTGTTTATATTCAAAGACTTTTTTTCGTAGTCGCCGTAGCCTTATTCTCACAAGTAATCTGGGGCCACCGCCTGCCAATTATCATCGGACCGGCGACGGTCTTCTTAGTAGGGATGGCGGCCGGAGGGAAAAGCAACCTCGAAGCAGTTTATACCTCAATCTTCTTAGGCGGACTCCTATTGACAGCCATAAGTATTACCGGTTTATTTGCCCACCTTAAGAAACTTTTTACTTCAACCGTCGTAGCCGTTATTTTGATTCTGGTTGCGCTTACCCTGACACCGATGATTCTTAATCTAATTACCACTCCCACACCTCAGGCTGATTCATTTGCCAACCTGTGCTTTTCGTTAGTCATGGTACTTAGCATGTTTATTGCAGCAAACAATATACGCGGTTTGTGGAAATCAACCCTCATTTTTTGGGCTATACTCGGAGGAAGTTTAGCATACTACCTTATTTTCCCTCAATCATCTCTTCCCACTTATGACCTTCCCACAGTGGCCGCCTTTTGGCAAGGTCTACACCCTTCCTTCGTCTTCGATTCAGGAGTCTTCCTCTCCTTTTTAATTTGTTTTCTCGCACTCTCCGTCAATGATCTGGGGTCAATTCAATCAGTCGATGAACTTATCAAACCCGATAACATGGAACGGCGGATTACAAGAGGGGTTACAGTGACCGGATTAATCAATGTCTTATCCGGTTTTCTCGGAGTCATCGGTTCCGTGAACTTTTCCTTCAGTTCCGGGGTAATTATTGCTAGCGGAGCAGCCTCCAGATATACCCTGATTCCCACAAGCATTGGACTATTAGCTTTGTCCTTTTTACCTAAAACAATCGCCGTTTTAGGCAGCATCCCTTCCGTAGTGATCGGCAGTTCTATGGTTTATCTGATGTGCTCACAGATCGCGGGTGGTCTTCAAGTAGCCCTGAGCCAGAACTATAGGTTTGAAAAAGGGCTGACCATTGGCTTGCCTATGATCTTAGGAGTTCTGATATCCTATTTGCCCCCTGCGGTGCTTAACACCTTCCCCTCTATTCTAAAGCCTGTCTTAGGCAACGGTTTTGTTGTCGGGGTAATAGTCGTGCTGATTATGGAACACATCGTATTTCGCAAGCATTCCTCGTAA
- a CDS encoding glycosyl hydrolase family 18 protein, producing the protein MQIHVVSSGETLAKIAQGYGVSVQEIAEANEVPDRNRLVVGQTLVIPTYGEYHRVQPGESLWLISRRYNVTVEELVRINNIQNPDNLPVGLRLYLPQKPKRTVETNAYIDPRMTRARSAGAVDKVGEHLTYLAIFSYAVNRNGELTPVEDQPSLDDAFKNRVLPLLVLTNLEEGQFSTEVATAILTNEALQDRVLNQVLEIMEEKGYRGLDFDFEYLGAENREPYVRFLRKARQRLKPRGYYLSAALAPKYRADQRGVLYEGHDYQAIGQVVDFIFFMTYEWGWSGGKPMAVSPLPQMRQVMKYAVSVVPREKIMMGMPLYGYDWTLPYVPGGKFARSISPQRALELALRYGVSINYDQTSQAPWFRYTDEQGKQHEVWFEDARSMQAKFDLVKELGIRGFYYWVLGNDFPQNWLLIQGNFVVRKLM; encoded by the coding sequence ATGCAAATACATGTGGTAAGTTCGGGGGAAACTCTTGCTAAAATTGCCCAAGGGTATGGTGTCTCTGTCCAAGAGATTGCGGAGGCAAACGAAGTCCCGGATCGAAATAGGCTGGTTGTCGGACAAACTCTGGTAATCCCAACTTATGGAGAATACCATCGGGTTCAACCTGGAGAAAGTCTGTGGTTGATCAGCCGGCGCTATAATGTAACAGTAGAAGAACTAGTTCGAATTAACAATATCCAAAATCCTGATAACCTTCCAGTTGGTTTACGCTTATACTTACCCCAGAAACCGAAGCGGACAGTAGAGACGAATGCTTACATTGACCCCAGGATGACCAGGGCCCGGTCTGCGGGCGCCGTTGATAAAGTAGGAGAACACCTTACTTACTTGGCTATTTTCAGTTATGCCGTAAATCGGAACGGAGAGCTTACTCCCGTCGAGGACCAGCCTTCGTTGGATGACGCTTTTAAGAATAGGGTTTTGCCGCTCTTAGTATTAACGAACCTTGAGGAGGGACAGTTCAGTACTGAAGTTGCCACCGCAATTCTGACAAACGAAGCCTTACAGGATCGTGTTCTGAACCAAGTGCTTGAGATAATGGAGGAAAAAGGATATCGGGGTCTTGACTTTGATTTCGAGTATTTAGGTGCGGAGAATAGGGAACCATATGTCCGTTTTTTGCGGAAAGCCAGGCAACGCTTAAAACCTCGCGGCTATTATCTTTCTGCTGCGCTGGCACCAAAGTATAGAGCTGACCAGCGCGGGGTTCTGTACGAAGGGCATGATTATCAAGCGATTGGGCAAGTTGTGGATTTTATTTTCTTTATGACTTATGAATGGGGATGGTCCGGAGGCAAACCAATGGCAGTGTCGCCGCTGCCTCAAATGAGGCAGGTAATGAAGTATGCGGTATCAGTCGTACCTAGGGAAAAGATTATGATGGGGATGCCCTTATACGGCTATGACTGGACTCTGCCTTATGTGCCCGGAGGCAAATTTGCCAGATCTATAAGTCCTCAACGTGCTTTGGAGCTGGCTCTTCGCTATGGGGTTAGTATCAACTATGATCAAACCTCTCAAGCCCCATGGTTTAGATATACAGATGAACAGGGAAAACAGCATGAGGTTTGGTTTGAGGATGCGCGAAGTATGCAGGCTAAGTTTGATTTAGTCAAAGAACTCGGGATTCGAGGCTTCTATTACTGGGTATTAGGCAATGACTTCCCGCAGAATTGGCTTCTGATACAAGGTAACTTTGTGGTACGTAAACTAATGTAG
- a CDS encoding molybdopterin-dependent oxidoreductase produces the protein MNSEVKRSVCPYDCPDMCGLLVEVVDGQAVKVTGDPEHPFTRGTLCPKMHHYERTVHSPQRLTQPLLRIGEKGAGQFKAITWDEGIQRITDIWKKMISEYGAEAILPYSYAGTMGLVQRNCGEGFFNRLGASRLARTICSSSKGYGWATVMGRTLAPHPNEVEKSDFILLWGTNALATNIHLLHKVRAAKKRGAMVWLIDTYENPTAQIVDKVLLVRPGRDGALALGLMHILVREGWIDQPFIARYVQGFEQLQSEVLPDYTPDKVSRITGIEVSLLEEMALQYARASAPFIALGSGLCRYGNGAMTVRTIACLPAFVGAWSKPGGGLLASISSGSAFNMSQVTREDFLQRPTRVVNMNQLGYALTELTEPPIMGLYVYHSNPAVVAPDQTKIIKGLKRDNLFTVVHERFMTDTARYADIVLPATSSLEHPDLYRSYGHYGIQRAAAVVPPAGEAKSNWEVFQLLAQAMGFSERFFDQKVDDLISQLIDPPKPWLEGVDLVKLQASYPVELSLPENYKTTYLTPSGKIELFNPLEAEPLPRYFEPYEDDAPFYLMSAPSVYSLNSSFTERPDLLRKKEASYLQMNPEDAGGKNLQDGQKVIAFNERGEVQFILKLTTTVPQGVVVTEGLFSSETQPGGSTVNALTSQRLTDRAEGSTLYDVKVDVRSGEN, from the coding sequence ATGAATTCTGAAGTAAAACGATCTGTATGTCCTTACGATTGCCCCGACATGTGTGGACTTTTAGTAGAAGTGGTCGATGGTCAAGCAGTAAAGGTAACAGGTGACCCGGAACATCCCTTTACCAGAGGCACCTTATGCCCCAAGATGCATCACTATGAGAGAACGGTTCATTCCCCTCAGAGGCTAACTCAGCCTTTACTGCGTATAGGGGAAAAGGGAGCGGGGCAGTTTAAGGCGATTACCTGGGATGAAGGAATTCAACGTATCACCGACATTTGGAAGAAGATGATCTCAGAATACGGGGCGGAAGCAATCTTACCCTATTCTTATGCAGGAACCATGGGGCTTGTCCAACGCAATTGCGGAGAAGGGTTTTTCAATCGCTTGGGAGCCTCAAGACTGGCCCGCACAATATGTTCCTCTTCAAAAGGCTATGGCTGGGCCACAGTTATGGGGAGAACGTTAGCGCCGCACCCGAATGAAGTCGAAAAAAGCGACTTTATACTTCTTTGGGGTACGAATGCTCTGGCGACAAATATTCATCTGCTGCATAAGGTCCGAGCAGCAAAAAAACGTGGCGCCATGGTTTGGCTGATTGACACCTATGAGAATCCGACAGCTCAAATAGTTGATAAAGTCCTGTTAGTAAGGCCTGGAAGAGATGGTGCTTTGGCCTTAGGCCTAATGCACATCCTAGTTCGTGAGGGGTGGATAGATCAGCCTTTCATTGCTAGGTATGTCCAGGGGTTTGAACAGCTCCAATCGGAGGTTTTGCCTGATTATACGCCGGATAAAGTAAGCCGGATTACCGGAATAGAAGTAAGTTTGCTGGAAGAAATGGCACTTCAATATGCCAGAGCCAGCGCACCCTTTATTGCTTTGGGGTCAGGGCTTTGCCGTTATGGGAACGGTGCAATGACGGTGAGGACGATTGCCTGTCTCCCTGCATTCGTAGGGGCTTGGAGCAAGCCGGGGGGCGGACTGCTGGCTAGTATTTCCTCTGGTTCCGCTTTTAACATGAGTCAAGTAACACGTGAAGACTTCTTACAAAGGCCTACCCGTGTTGTAAATATGAATCAGCTGGGCTATGCCTTGACGGAATTAACTGAACCTCCGATCATGGGCCTGTATGTATACCACTCCAATCCTGCCGTTGTAGCCCCTGACCAAACTAAAATTATCAAGGGACTGAAGCGAGATAACCTGTTTACGGTTGTTCATGAACGATTTATGACGGATACGGCTCGCTATGCCGACATTGTTTTGCCGGCTACAAGTTCCTTAGAACATCCGGATCTATACAGATCCTATGGGCATTATGGCATCCAGAGAGCGGCAGCGGTTGTTCCGCCGGCAGGTGAGGCTAAATCCAATTGGGAGGTTTTTCAGTTGCTGGCCCAAGCAATGGGTTTTAGCGAGCGGTTTTTCGATCAAAAGGTTGACGACTTAATTAGTCAACTGATTGATCCGCCGAAACCATGGCTGGAAGGGGTTGATTTGGTAAAGCTGCAAGCAAGCTATCCTGTAGAACTCTCCCTTCCCGAGAATTATAAGACAACCTACCTTACTCCATCAGGTAAGATCGAATTATTCAATCCTTTAGAAGCGGAGCCATTACCGCGCTATTTTGAACCTTACGAGGATGACGCTCCTTTTTATTTAATGAGCGCCCCTAGTGTTTATTCCTTGAATTCTTCGTTTACCGAGCGACCGGATTTACTTCGGAAAAAAGAGGCGTCCTATCTCCAAATGAATCCGGAAGATGCCGGCGGCAAGAATTTGCAAGACGGTCAGAAGGTAATTGCTTTCAATGAGCGGGGAGAGGTTCAGTTTATTCTTAAGTTGACAACCACCGTTCCCCAAGGTGTTGTGGTTACCGAAGGTTTATTTTCCAGTGAAACTCAACCCGGAGGCAGTACCGTAAATGCCCTGACCTCCCAACGCTTAACGGATAGAGCTGAGGGCAGCACTTTATATGATGTTAAAGTGGATGTACGTTCAGGGGAGAATTAA
- a CDS encoding molybdopterin-dependent oxidoreductase, whose protein sequence is MVHITQRKLTKLHLWNALFVTLLTLSGLLLYSSFWRAVLGEAKVWIKWLHISIGLVSIVPVLYYLGFAARHWKQLKGKFWQRLNLIVVFTLLLGCFFSGVLLWQFQAAGPIVSNVALAVHDLLVWIGLPLILYHSLTKLGRLKEPPRYQSKGEGSFYTRKAFIRTVIGAGLTISVIPSMIKWIGDLGSGQGVQVNKEGANKLLPTPQPLAESAPPIGGGASDSFRSYSVTRLPFFNNDNWFFTIDGLVEEPITWNWEQFVALKRSVQVSDFHCVTGWSVYNNTWEGIPLKELLEKTGVKPAARVVKLYSGDGVYTDSLTLEQADMDDIMVAVMHDGKPIPNELGGPVRLIIPKMYAYKSVKWLNRIELIEENYIGYWGQRGYEHDAWVQG, encoded by the coding sequence TTGGTTCACATTACCCAAAGGAAATTAACAAAACTTCATTTATGGAATGCTTTGTTCGTTACCTTATTAACCTTGTCCGGCCTGTTATTGTACAGCAGTTTTTGGCGGGCAGTGCTTGGGGAAGCTAAGGTTTGGATCAAGTGGTTACATATAAGTATCGGATTGGTTTCGATCGTTCCTGTGCTTTACTATTTAGGGTTTGCAGCCAGACACTGGAAGCAGCTCAAGGGTAAGTTTTGGCAGCGGTTGAACCTCATTGTTGTCTTCACGCTGCTATTGGGCTGTTTTTTTTCAGGGGTTCTTTTGTGGCAGTTCCAAGCAGCGGGACCTATAGTTTCTAATGTTGCCCTGGCAGTTCATGATCTGCTGGTTTGGATTGGGCTTCCCTTAATCCTTTATCATTCTCTAACCAAGCTCGGACGACTTAAGGAACCTCCGCGCTATCAAAGCAAGGGGGAAGGATCGTTCTATACCCGCAAGGCCTTCATTCGTACCGTCATCGGTGCTGGATTGACAATTTCGGTTATCCCTTCAATGATCAAGTGGATCGGCGACCTCGGATCAGGGCAAGGGGTTCAGGTTAATAAGGAGGGAGCTAACAAGCTTCTGCCAACCCCTCAACCGTTAGCAGAGTCTGCTCCGCCGATTGGTGGAGGGGCGAGTGATTCATTTCGCAGCTATTCGGTAACCAGGCTCCCGTTCTTTAACAATGATAACTGGTTTTTTACAATTGATGGATTGGTTGAGGAACCAATAACCTGGAATTGGGAGCAGTTTGTCGCACTGAAGCGTTCTGTGCAAGTCAGTGATTTTCACTGTGTCACAGGCTGGTCGGTATATAACAATACCTGGGAAGGCATCCCCCTTAAAGAACTGCTGGAGAAAACTGGTGTTAAGCCGGCGGCGAGGGTGGTCAAGCTGTACTCAGGGGATGGTGTGTATACGGACTCACTCACGTTGGAGCAAGCTGATATGGACGACATTATGGTGGCAGTGATGCACGATGGCAAACCTATTCCAAACGAGCTGGGTGGCCCGGTTAGATTAATAATTCCGAAGATGTATGCTTATAAATCAGTCAAATGGCTGAATCGTATTGAGTTAATTGAAGAGAATTATATCGGCTATTGGGGCCAACGTGGATATGAGCATGACGCTTGGGTGCAGGGATAG
- a CDS encoding response regulator transcription factor, which produces MAAGIVVADDEQNITDVCRRYLEREGYVVWVAHDGEGALRLWQEHSPDLLVLDLMMPNMDGWEVCEKVRESGETPVILLTARGEERDRLLGLSMGADDYMTKPFSPRELVLRVKNILRRVAQVQIPQRGLEAGEEQDALYFDGLSIFPAQRRVIAAGAEVDLTAKEFDLLFLLACHSGQVFSRSQLLKRIWDTDYNGDTTTVTVLVRRLREKVEPDPSQPQWIKTVWGIGYKLDGKERS; this is translated from the coding sequence ATGGCTGCAGGCATTGTGGTTGCGGATGATGAACAAAATATAACAGATGTATGTCGTCGTTACTTAGAACGGGAAGGGTATGTGGTATGGGTTGCTCATGATGGAGAAGGAGCTCTGCGTCTTTGGCAGGAGCATAGCCCCGATCTGCTGGTGCTTGACCTGATGATGCCTAATATGGACGGCTGGGAAGTATGTGAAAAGGTGCGGGAGTCGGGAGAGACGCCTGTCATCCTGTTAACCGCACGAGGAGAGGAACGGGACCGGCTGTTGGGACTTAGTATGGGTGCAGACGATTACATGACTAAGCCCTTCAGCCCGCGGGAGCTGGTGCTGCGAGTCAAAAATATCTTGAGACGTGTAGCCCAAGTCCAAATCCCTCAGAGAGGATTGGAGGCGGGAGAAGAGCAGGATGCCCTGTATTTTGATGGATTATCGATTTTTCCAGCCCAGCGCCGAGTGATAGCAGCAGGAGCCGAAGTGGATTTGACGGCTAAGGAGTTTGATCTCCTGTTCTTGTTGGCTTGCCATTCCGGGCAGGTTTTTTCCCGAAGTCAATTGTTAAAACGAATTTGGGATACGGATTATAACGGGGATACAACCACCGTTACTGTGCTGGTAAGACGATTAAGGGAAAAGGTGGAGCCTGATCCGTCTCAACCCCAGTGGATAAAAACAGTATGGGGTATCGGATATAAACTGGATGGGAAAGAACGATCATGA
- a CDS encoding sensor histidine kinase, producing the protein MKLRNYLLIANLISILTIVLVLLVFYNYMLLSSEQLILLTIAAIAAGCVAAGFHLLIMRPVVDAVRRIGAAATEFASGALRTRVPVVGPVELKVLAEQFNAMGTELEESFRQVKASETSRRELVANLAHDLRTPLASVQSYVEALEDGVVEDEETFRRYLGTIRSESLRLGALIQDLFELSVLDAEQRTQAQEAVSALLDDVLVELLPRFAKPLEDKALDLQVKLPEQFLPCRMVPQQVQRILQNLLENAIRHSPSGGTIGIEVSAARGFVQVRVTDQGKGVPDQEKEQIFERFYRLDRSRSRIGGGSGLGLAIAKSLVLQQGGEIGVFNRPEGGSCFWFTLPKGN; encoded by the coding sequence ATGAAGCTGCGTAATTATCTGCTAATTGCCAACTTAATCAGCATTCTGACCATTGTTTTGGTACTATTAGTTTTCTACAATTACATGTTGTTATCTTCAGAACAGTTGATTTTGCTTACTATCGCCGCAATTGCAGCAGGGTGCGTCGCTGCCGGTTTCCATTTATTAATCATGCGGCCGGTGGTGGATGCAGTTCGGCGCATCGGTGCTGCTGCCACCGAATTTGCTTCGGGAGCATTGCGAACCCGTGTGCCGGTCGTTGGACCTGTTGAACTGAAAGTTCTGGCGGAGCAGTTTAACGCCATGGGTACTGAGCTGGAAGAGAGTTTTCGCCAAGTAAAAGCATCGGAAACGTCAAGACGTGAATTGGTGGCAAATTTGGCCCACGATTTGCGGACGCCACTGGCCTCAGTGCAGTCCTATGTGGAGGCCTTGGAGGATGGGGTGGTGGAGGATGAAGAGACGTTCCGGCGATATTTAGGAACCATCCGCAGCGAATCGCTGCGGCTTGGGGCGTTAATTCAGGACCTTTTTGAGCTTTCTGTCTTGGATGCCGAGCAACGTACTCAGGCTCAGGAAGCTGTGTCGGCACTGCTGGATGATGTGCTGGTAGAACTGCTGCCTCGTTTTGCCAAGCCACTAGAGGATAAAGCTCTCGATCTTCAGGTGAAGCTGCCCGAGCAGTTTCTGCCCTGTCGGATGGTGCCTCAGCAGGTGCAGCGTATTTTGCAGAATCTGCTGGAGAATGCTATACGACATTCTCCCAGTGGGGGAACGATTGGCATCGAAGTAAGTGCGGCGAGGGGTTTTGTTCAAGTCAGGGTTACGGATCAAGGAAAAGGGGTTCCGGATCAGGAAAAAGAACAAATCTTTGAACGTTTTTACCGGCTTGATCGCTCACGCAGCCGTATAGGAGGAGGATCAGGATTGGGGCTGGCAATCGCAAAATCATTAGTTCTGCAGCAAGGTGGAGAAATTGGGGTCTTCAATAGGCCGGAAGGGGGGAGTTGCTTTTGGTTCACATTACCCAAAGGAAATTAA